The proteins below are encoded in one region of Knoellia sp. S7-12:
- a CDS encoding glycerophosphodiester phosphodiesterase family protein, with the protein MARASEFAYFDHRGPIGMAHRGGAAYGPNVGLENTMGAFRRAVAMGYRYLETDVHATSDGELVAFHDTHLDRVTDLEGAIIDLPYAAVREARINGTEAVPLLTELLEEFPTVRLNVDIKANSALTPTVDTIRRHGAIDRVCVASFSERRVRAARRALGHSLATAAGPVGTGALRYAPGRLSRWLNTPAPVLQIPVLHRLRGRQVTLVTPQLVSVAHRLGKQVHVWFHPWSDESADEMHRLLDLGVDGLVTDHIATLRDVLAERGHPLTPVA; encoded by the coding sequence ATGGCGCGGGCCTCGGAGTTCGCCTACTTCGACCACCGTGGACCGATCGGCATGGCACATCGCGGCGGCGCGGCATACGGGCCGAATGTCGGTCTCGAGAACACGATGGGCGCCTTTCGACGCGCGGTCGCCATGGGTTATCGCTACCTCGAGACCGACGTGCACGCGACCTCGGACGGTGAGCTGGTCGCCTTCCACGACACGCACCTCGACCGGGTCACTGACCTTGAGGGCGCAATCATCGACCTGCCGTATGCCGCGGTGCGCGAGGCCCGGATCAACGGCACCGAGGCAGTCCCCTTGCTGACCGAGCTGCTCGAGGAGTTCCCCACGGTGCGGCTCAACGTCGACATCAAGGCCAACTCGGCACTGACGCCGACGGTCGACACGATCCGGCGCCATGGTGCGATCGACCGTGTCTGCGTCGCTTCCTTCAGCGAGCGGCGGGTTCGGGCTGCACGTCGGGCTCTCGGCCACTCGTTGGCCACGGCTGCCGGACCGGTCGGGACGGGGGCACTGCGCTATGCCCCGGGGCGGCTCTCTCGCTGGCTCAACACTCCCGCGCCGGTGCTTCAGATCCCCGTCCTTCATCGCCTCCGCGGGCGCCAGGTCACGCTCGTGACACCGCAGCTCGTGTCCGTGGCACACCGCCTCGGCAAGCAGGTGCACGTGTGGTTCCACCCGTGGAGCGACGAGTCCGCAGACGAGATGCACCGGCTCCTCGACCTCGGGGTCGACGGCCTCGTCACCGATCACATCGCCACCCTGCGCGACGTCCTCGCCGAGCGTGGCCACCCGCTCACTCCGGTTGCCTGA
- a CDS encoding glycoside hydrolase family 13 protein: MGQVTRTTSDTQSHKPLHIADPADAPWWRDAVIYQIYPRSWADSDGDGIGDLPGITARLPYLRDLGVDAIWLSPFYVSPMHDAGYDVADYRNIDPLFGSLGDSDELIATAHELGLKVIVDLVPNHSSSDHEWFKEALAAGPGSTERGRYIFREGKGEHGEEPPNNWPSVFGGDGWTRVVEADGTPGEWYLHIFDTTQPDYDWTNPDVGDEFASILEFWCNRGVDGFRVDVAHGLVKEEGLPDWDGPLQMLDATDTSAEAALPPTEDESARIHETGHGPRPPMWDQEGVHEIYRRWRSLLDEQPSPQRILCAEAWVKPESQLARYVRSDEMHQAFNFDFLDTHWDAERLCEVITTSFRENDAVGAPTTWVLSNHDVVRHASRLGLDQSLPRPNGIAADQAQPDADLGLRRARAATMLMLGLPGSAYLYQGEELGLPESTDMPHESRQDPTFHRTEGKHIGRDGCRVPIPWVRDAPSLGFGPGDATWLPQPDSYGAYAVDQQAGVAGSTLELYRSMLAARRADRLGLGSASWHELSSGDVVAFVNASADGSRETLVVVNLGAEPVSLPEGATVTHWSGDLTADGLVPTDIAVWATV; encoded by the coding sequence ATGGGGCAGGTGACCCGCACCACATCTGACACCCAGTCCCACAAGCCCCTCCACATCGCAGACCCGGCCGACGCGCCATGGTGGCGCGACGCCGTGATCTATCAGATCTATCCGCGGTCGTGGGCCGACTCCGACGGTGACGGGATCGGTGACCTGCCGGGCATCACGGCCCGGCTCCCCTACCTGCGTGACCTCGGGGTCGACGCCATCTGGCTGTCGCCGTTCTACGTCTCGCCGATGCACGACGCGGGCTATGACGTGGCGGACTACCGCAACATCGACCCGCTCTTCGGCTCGCTCGGGGATTCCGACGAGCTCATCGCCACCGCCCACGAGCTGGGTCTCAAGGTCATCGTCGACCTCGTGCCCAACCACTCGTCGAGCGACCACGAATGGTTCAAGGAGGCGCTGGCCGCTGGCCCCGGCAGCACTGAACGCGGCCGCTACATCTTCCGTGAGGGCAAGGGTGAGCACGGCGAGGAGCCGCCCAACAACTGGCCGTCCGTCTTCGGTGGCGACGGGTGGACCCGCGTCGTCGAGGCCGATGGGACCCCCGGTGAGTGGTACCTCCACATCTTCGACACGACGCAGCCCGACTACGACTGGACCAATCCCGACGTGGGTGACGAGTTCGCGTCCATCCTGGAGTTCTGGTGCAACCGGGGCGTCGATGGTTTCCGGGTTGACGTCGCCCACGGGCTCGTCAAGGAGGAAGGCCTGCCCGACTGGGACGGCCCGCTCCAGATGCTCGACGCGACCGACACGAGCGCAGAGGCCGCGCTCCCGCCGACTGAGGACGAGTCAGCCCGCATCCACGAGACGGGCCACGGCCCCAGGCCACCGATGTGGGACCAGGAGGGCGTCCACGAGATCTATCGTCGATGGAGGTCACTTCTCGATGAGCAGCCCTCTCCCCAGCGGATTCTGTGCGCCGAGGCGTGGGTAAAGCCCGAGAGCCAATTGGCCCGCTACGTCCGCAGCGACGAGATGCATCAGGCCTTCAACTTCGACTTCCTCGACACCCACTGGGACGCTGAACGGCTCTGCGAGGTCATCACGACGTCGTTCCGCGAGAACGATGCCGTGGGAGCCCCGACGACGTGGGTGCTGTCCAACCACGACGTAGTGCGACACGCCTCGCGACTCGGGCTCGACCAGTCGCTCCCCCGGCCCAACGGCATCGCTGCCGACCAGGCGCAGCCGGATGCCGACCTGGGGCTGCGCCGGGCTCGCGCCGCCACGATGTTGATGCTCGGGCTGCCGGGCAGCGCCTACCTCTACCAGGGCGAGGAGCTCGGGCTCCCCGAGTCGACCGACATGCCGCACGAGTCCCGTCAGGACCCCACCTTCCACCGCACCGAGGGCAAGCACATCGGTCGCGACGGTTGCCGTGTGCCGATCCCCTGGGTCCGCGACGCCCCCAGTCTGGGCTTCGGTCCCGGGGACGCGACCTGGCTCCCTCAGCCCGACTCCTACGGCGCGTATGCCGTGGACCAGCAGGCCGGCGTTGCCGGCTCGACGCTCGAGCTCTATCGCTCGATGCTGGCCGCCCGTCGCGCGGATCGGCTCGGTCTGGGCTCGGCCTCCTGGCACGAGCTCTCCAGCGGGGATGTCGTCGCGTTCGTCAACGCGTCTGCTGACGGCTCGCGCGAGACGCTGGTCGTCGTCAACCTCGGCGCTGAGCCGGTGTCGCTGCCCGAGGGCGCCACCGTGACCCACTGGTCCGGCGACCTGACCGCCGACGGGCTCGTGCCCACCGACATTGCCGTCTGGGCCACGGTCTGA
- a CDS encoding pyridoxamine 5'-phosphate oxidase family protein, with amino-acid sequence MTDESLHAPLLDHARALLERNAYLTLGTVGSDGRPWTSPVYMAADGLADFYWVSNQSSLHSVNVTAHPEVSLVVFDSTVPAYHGRALYAVGTAAVVRETELAHGLRVYPGPEGRGGSALTPEDVTGESPYRLYRARASQVWVLCPREPRQPCPLHGRAEDHRELVHPTPPEN; translated from the coding sequence ATGACCGATGAGTCGCTGCACGCACCACTCCTCGACCACGCGAGGGCCTTGCTCGAGCGCAACGCCTACCTGACGCTCGGCACCGTCGGCAGCGACGGGCGGCCGTGGACGTCACCGGTCTACATGGCGGCCGACGGACTCGCCGACTTCTACTGGGTCTCGAACCAGTCGTCCCTGCATTCGGTCAACGTCACAGCTCACCCGGAGGTGAGCCTCGTCGTCTTCGACTCCACCGTTCCGGCGTACCACGGGCGTGCCCTGTATGCCGTGGGCACCGCTGCCGTGGTCCGCGAGACAGAGTTGGCACACGGGTTGCGCGTCTACCCGGGGCCGGAGGGGCGCGGTGGCAGCGCGCTCACCCCGGAGGACGTGACCGGGGAGTCGCCGTACCGGCTCTATCGGGCTCGGGCCAGCCAGGTCTGGGTGCTGTGTCCGCGCGAGCCCCGCCAGCCCTGCCCGCTCCACGGTCGCGCCGAGGACCACCGCGAGCTCGTCCACCCCACCCCGCCGGAGAACTGA